A stretch of the Agelaius phoeniceus isolate bAgePho1 chromosome 1, bAgePho1.hap1, whole genome shotgun sequence genome encodes the following:
- the LOC129129365 gene encoding mycolipanoate synthase-like, with protein MHNCWTGLTVLLSCAAQEMEIETADEVAIVGIGCNFPGGDGIDNFWKVLVEGKNCTVEIPPERFNTKEWYDADGNKPGKICTTRAALLDEFNSFDNHLFGINNMEAERMDPQQKLLMECTYKALEDAGVPVESISGSKTGVFIGLMNRDYEIMASRAVNEINHYDGTGTAMSIAANRVSFTFNLTGPSLTVDTACSSFLFALHYALQAIKSGDCEAAICGGVNCIIHPRTFVSLTKAKMISPEGISKPFSKKADGYGRGEGCGVVFLKPLKKAKEDYSKIWGVINISAVNQNGRSITPITRPSQIEQEKLLRSIYGSRVDPSVVQYIEAHGTGTAAGDPTEAESLGNVISKTRSSRVSILKIGSVKGNIGHTESAAGAAGLIKVLLMMHHGKIVPSLHYSKEMSSIDTEKLNLAVATAVEPWEESSEYGRVAGINCFGFGGTNAHVVVRQVKQPEPLPAFKKPLELVLLSAASPKSLQMTMADTAEQLSARNSVTLPGLAYTSACRRSHASYRYRKAFVTNSLQHLQQELRLAASTEPAISKAEPQLVFVFCGNGVTLKEFSEALLSSEPVFRDKYKEIEDLFQQHAAISLLPARNHSPKDLLNPEFSQPLLFALQVAVASLLKHWGIKPVAVVGHSVGEVAAAHIAGYLSLADAVKVIYHRSRLQAKTPSGRMLVVGNVPVEEIAERLHPYSGKVCIAAFNSPISCTLSGSIEAVEAVQRELAEAFRQRNIFLHVLNVPAAYHSPSMDMILSELEEQIEPLEKQKGEMEVISTLTGMAASENDFSQGKFWAQHTREPVAFTRAIQTAARGRENVVFVEISPHQALQRSIKETLGKGTKVFSSLQTDAEYQTLFTLVGNLFELGFNPNWQHFFNGYQSVPVAIPQYQFDRQKLMSLDIPQEASRRGVSASHSLIYGINSNSLEFGCLVSQETTPYLYEHKNNGVALVPGAFYVELGLASVMSSSEPKVPLSTCQLSISFSAPCVLTQNSQVLSIKLSPQKAMTTFEVLSSSNAVYAAGQVAKGLEGVVEESSISCQAIYQRCKSVISREELYEALSQVGFQYGSVFRQLSDVHYCQELKEAITSIKVNEETARDMYSYCIHPVLLDCFLQMTAVLTSRTLHSRAGFPSGIGSLVVLRPLQEEMMIYMRMSKSTGNCLEVCGCFVDKHGSVLAELKRVAITFMKESSSRDNEFLFQNKWKEVSLSQTIGHLGFKPRVLVFADKFGIAEQLKKYLHPASRYVMYEGWDCLVEGDAQNKMRAEVKDYDEILFLWGIQKLNEDSPRKAVDQLAKCCEAYRQVVVALREKRSRCSVRVITYRTTERYVDHINCGFALYGMTRACIVEFPEITFQLIDLSSSTSLDISVLADVLIKYKGGDYPEVCISQGRIYVSEIRRTPFVDADYMQPVTSLQKSQSFTLYTSDPYTAKDLSGELSTGGATQLDKQSVEVHVDKICLHSEDYFPISVSSCNFGNTLYWNSQAGDKHRLLALDFSGTVTATGSDVKKVKVGDHVVSCYPTAASSRVQIPATVCFHARKFPFLQNVPCVSYFIIAWEIFTQRLPKGKHGRTLGIITTEPSSVLCHVLSAAAEEMGWRTVLAKPTPNVLQYINLCSALVILPPINRLSQEDLAHMSFLKDVVIVCGSQQSECIQNVSEIDHENISFHILAVARLFRKAPLKEVQKTIHAWISSMDMKWFRNLSGSVFQQTENFEGLNSVMSYFTCTSVPLAVLRRQKDISVLSDIPLYEPQKQLFKPNAVYVVAGGLTGLGFETVKFIAGNGGGCIAILSRRIPSSEKQEELRALQQQYKGSKVVSVQCDVTSSSDVEKAFQSIATTFVGSPIKGVFQSAVALHDGHLEVLKLADFHKVLSPKVAGTLNLHWATRDQELDYFVCYSSVASFLGNATQTNYAAANSFLDLFCLYRRNCGLSGQAINWGALNLGILLNQDLIQSILESKGIDILQVHEIHDYLRKTLLINNPQQAVAKLNFHTLYHHVFTQIISLKSRFITLMSEDFKNKIEMSEEAEVSETVCLKSEDYITSLMSDLTGVNADELTMSTALSSLGMDSMLAMTIQNRVFRERKVDIPVVKLLDPHTTLSSLVVLLEETSDADGTVEKKNAVVESAENGSWL; from the exons ATGCATAATTGTTGGACTGGACTGACAGTGCTTCTGTCTTGTGCAGCCCAGGAGATGGAGATCGAGACTGCAGATGAAGTTGCTATTGTTGGAATAGGATGCAACTTTCCTGGAG GAGATGGAATTGACAATTTCTGGAAAGTCCTGGTGGAAGGCAAAAACTGCACCGTAGAAATCCCCCCCGAGAGGTTTAACACCAAGGAGTGGTATGATGCAGATGGTAACAAGCCAGGAAAAATATGTACAACACGAGCTGCTCTTCTGGATGA ATTTAATTCATTTGACAACCACCTGTTTGGGATTAATAATATGGAGGCAGAACGCATGGATCCGCAACAGAAATTACTGATGGAGTGCACATACAAAGCCCTGGAGGATGCAGGAGTCCCTGTGGAATCTATCAGTGGCTCCAAAACAGGTGTTTTTATTG GTCTCATGAATCGAGACTATGAAATCAtggccagcagagctgtgaatgAAATAAATCATTATGATGGTACTGGAACAGCAATGAGCATTGCTGCCAACAGGGTCTCTTTCACATTTAATCTGACTGGACCATCTCTGACTGTCGACACTGCGtgttcatcttttctttttgctctgCACTATGCCTTGCAAGCCATTAAATCAG GAGACTGTGAGGCAGCAATCTGTGGTGGGGTGAACTGCATCATCCACCCCCGCACCTTTGTATCTCTCACTAAAGCCAAAATGATCTCTCCAGAGGGCATAAGCAAACCCTTCTCCAAAAAAGCAGATGGCTATGGAAGGGGAGAAGGCTGTGGTGTTGTTTTCCTCAAACCACTGAAAAAG GCAAAGGAAGACTACAGTAAAATCTGGGGTGTGATAAACATCAGTGCAGTCAATCAGAATGGCAGGTCCATAACTCCAATCACGAGGCCGTCTCAAATAGAGCAAGAGAAGTTACTGCGCAGCATTTATGGAAGTCGTGTTGATCCCTCAGTTGTGCAGTACAttgaagcccatggcacaggaacTGCTGCTGGAGATCCTACAGAAGCTGAGAGCCTTGGTAATGTCATTAGCAAAACCAGGTCTTCCCGAGTTTCCATTCTGAAAATCGGTTCAGTGAAAGGAAATATTGGACACACTGaatcagctgctggagcagccgGGTTAATCAAAGTGCTCCTGATGATGCATCATGGAAAGATTGTTCCATCTTTGCATTACTCAAAGGAGATGAGCAGCATCGATACAGAGAAATTAAACCTTGCTGTTGCCACAGCTGTAGAGCCCTGGGAAGAATCCAGTGAGTATGGAAGAGTAGCTGGCATCAACTGCTTTGGATTTGGAGGAACCAATGCTCATGTTGTAGTCAGGCAGGTGAAGCAGCCAGAGCCTCTTCCTGCCTTTAAGAAGCCCCTGGAATTAGTTCTGCTGTCAGCAGCATCCCCTAAGTCCCTTCAGATGACAATGGCCGACACAGCTGAGCAGCTGAGCGCAAGGAACTCCGTAACTCTCCCAGGCCTGGCCTATACCTCTGCCTGCAGAAGAAGCCACGCCAGCTACAGGTACCGAAAAGCATTTGTCACAAATTCCCTCCAACACTTGCAGCAAGAGCTGAGGTTGGCAGCGAGCACGGAACCTGCCATATCCAAAGCGGAACCACAGCTGGTGTTTGTGTTCTGCGGCAACGGCGTAACGCTGAAGGAGTTCAGTGAGGCACTGCTGAGCTCAGAGCCGGTGTTCAGAGACAAGTATAAGGAAATAGAAGACCTTTTTCAGCAGCACGCTGCCATCAGCCTCCTGCCAGCAAGAAACCATAGCCCAAAGGACTTGTTGAATCCAGAGTTTTCTCAGCCCTTGCTGTTTGCCCTGCAGGTTGCTGTAGCTTCCCTCCTGAAGCACTGGGGTATTAAGCCCGTTGCTGTTGTTGGCCACTCAGTGGGGGAAGTTGCTGCTGCACACATTGCTGGGTACCTGTCCCTGGCAGATGCTGTCAAAGTGATTTATCACCGGAGCAGGCTGCAGGCAAAGACTCCCAGCGGCAGAATGCTGGTGGTTGGAAACGTCCCCGTTGAAGAGATTGCTGAACGCCTGCATCCCTACTCAGGAAAGGTGTGCATTGCTGCTttcaacagccccatttccTGCACCTTGTCTGGGAGCATAGAGGCGGTGGAAGCTGTCCAGAGAGAGTTAGCTGAAGCTTTCAGACAGAGAAACATCTTTCTTCATGTTTTAAATGTTCCAGCTGCGTACCACAGCCCCAGCATGGATATGATACTCAGCGAGCTGGAGGAGCAGATAGAGCCTTTAGAAAAGCAGAAGGGGGAAATGGAAGTGATTTCGACACTGACTGGCATGGCTGCATCTGAAAATGACTTTTCTCAGGGCAAATTCTGGGCGCAGCATACTCGTGAGCCTGTTGCTTTCACACGAGCCATCCAAACTGCAGCCAGAGGCAGGGAAAACGTGGTGTTTGTGGAAATAAGTCCTCACCAAGCACTGCAGCGAAGCATAAAAGAAACGCTAGGGAAAGGCACAAAGGTGTTCTCCTCTTTGCAAACAGATGCAGAATATCAGACGCTCTTCACCCTGGTAGGAAATCTGTTTGAACTGGGATTTAATCCCAACTGGCAGCACTTTTTTAACGGGTATCAAAGTGTTCCTGTGGCAATTCCACAATATCAATTTGATCGCCAAAAACTAATGAGCCTGGATATCCCTCAAGAAGCAAGCCGAAGAGGTGTCAGTGCCAGTCATTCTTTGATTTATGGTATAAACAGTAACAGCTTGGAGTTTGGCTGCCTGGTGTCCCAGGAAACGACACCGTACTTATATGAGCACAAGAACAATGGGGTGGCCTTAGTCCCTGGTGCTTTCTATGTGGAGCTTGGTCTGGCCTCTGTGATGAGCAGCTCAGAACCCAAAGTGCCTCTGAGCACTTGCCAGCTGAGTATCAGTTTTTCTGCACCATGTGTTCTTACACAGAATTCCCAGGTGCTGAGTATCAAGCTGAGTCCACaaaaagccatgacaacctttGAGGTTCTCTCTTCCTCCAACGCAGTTTATGCTGCTGGCCAAGTGGCCAAGGGGCTTGAAGGTGTGGTGGAAGaaagcagcatctcctgccaAGCCATCTATCAAAGATGCAAGTCAGTGATTAGCAGAGAGGAGCTTTATGAAGCACTGTCTCAGGTTGGCTTTCAGTATGGCTCCGTATTCAGGCAGCTCAGTGATGTGCATTACTGCCAGGAGCTAAAGGAAGCTATAACAAGCATCAAGGTGAATGAGGAGACCGCCAGAGACATGTACAGCTACTGTATCCACCCAGTGCTGCTCGACTGCTTTCTGCAGATGACCGCTGTCCTGACCTCAAGGACACTCCACTCCAGAGCAGGCTTTCCCTCAGGGATAGGCAGCCTGGTGGTGCTGCGCCCGCTGCAGGAGGAAATGATGATATACATGCGAATGAGCAAATCCACTGGGAACTGCCTTGAGGTCTGTGGATGCTTTGTGGACAAACACGGCTCTGTTTTGGCTGAGCTCAAGCGTGTTGCCATCACTTTCATGAAGGAATCGTCTTCCAGAGACAATGAGTTTCTGTTTCAAAACAAATGGAAAGAAGTCTCTCTTTCACAGACAATTGGACATCTGGGGTTTAAGCCCAGAGTCCTTGTGTTTGCAGACAAATTTGGGATAGCTGAGCAGCTCAAAAAATACTTGCATCCTGCTTCGAGATATGTTATGTATGAAGGCTGGGATTGCCTCGTGGAAGGCGATGCACAGAACAAAATGAGAGCAGAGGTTAAGGATTATGATGAAATTCTCTTCCTGTGGGGAATCCAAAAGTTAAATGAAGATTCCCCAAGGAAAGCAGTAGATCAGTTGGCAAAGTGCTGCGAAGCCTATCGCCAGGTAGTGGTGGCACTAAGAGAGAAGAGGTCGCGCTGCTCCGTCAGAGTGATCACCTACAGAACAACAGAGAGATATGTGGACCACATTAACTGTGGCTTTGCATTGTATGGCATGACCAGAGCCTGTATTGTTGAATTTCCAGAAATCACATTTCAGTTGATTGACCTCAGCTCCTCCACCTCCCTGGACATCTCAGTGTTAGCAGATGTTCTTATCAAGTACAAAGGTGGGGACTATCCAGAAGTCTGCATCAGCCAGGGAAGAATTTATGTGTCCGAAATCAGACGCACACCTTTTGTAGATGCAGATTACATGCAACCTGTAACATCACTCCAGAAATCACAATCATTCACTTTGTACACTTCTGATCCATACACAGCAAAAGACTTGTCTGGGGAATTATCCACTGGTGGTGCAACTCAGCTTGACAAACAGAGTGTTGAAGTTCACGTGGATAAAATTTGTTTGCACTCAGAAGATTATTTTCCTATTAGTGTTTCTAGCTGTAACTTTGGTAATACACTGTATTGGAACTCCCAGGCAGGGGACAAACACAGGCTTCTGGCTCTTGATTTCAGTGGCACAGTCACTGCAACAGGCAGTGATGTGAAAAAAGTGAAAGTGGGAGATCACGTGGTTTCATGTTATCCCACTGCTGCATCTTCCAGAGTTCAGATTCCAGCAACAGTTTGTTTCCATGCAAGGAAATTCCCATTCCTCCAGAATGTCCCTTGTGTGTCATACTTCATCATTGCATGGGAAATCTTCACTCAGAGGTTACCCAAAGGCAAACATGGCAGAACATTGGGTATTATTACTACAGAGCCGTCCTCAGTTTTGTGCCACgtcctttctgcagcagcagaagagatgGGTTGGAGAACAGTCCTTGCAAAGCCCACTCCTAACGTGTTGCAGTATATCAACCTGTGCAGTGCCCTTGTTATTCTTCCTCCAATCAACAGACTGTCTCAGGAGGACCTGGCCCACATGTCCTTTCTTAAAGATGTGGTGATCGTGTGTGGCAGTCAACAGTCAGAATGCATCCAGAATGTCAGTGAAATTGATCATGAAAACATCAGCTTTCATATCCTTGCCGTTGCCCGCCTTTTCCGGAAAGCACCTCTAAAGGAAGTGCAGAAGACCATACATGCCTGGATCAGTTCCATGGATATGAAATGGTTTAGAAATCTCTCAGGTTCTGTTTTTCAGCAGACTGAGAATTTTGAAGGGCTAAATTCTGTGATGTCCTATTTCACCTGCACTTCTGTCCCCCTTGCTGTCCTGAGAAGGCAGAAAGACATCAGTGTGCTTTCAGATATCCCATTGTACGAGCCCCAGAAGCAGCTGTTCAAGCCGAACGCTGTTTATGTAGTAGCTGGGGGGCTCACTGGCCTTGGCTTTGAAACAGTGAAATTCATAGCTGGGAACGGGGGAGGGTGTATTGCAATTCTGTCCAGGAGAATTCCCAGCAGTGAGAAGCAAGAAGAGTTAAGGGCTTTGCAGCAGCAGTACAAAGGGAGCAAAGTAGTGTCTGTGCAGTGTGATGTGACTTCGAGCAGTGATGTTGAGAAAGCTTTCCAGTCCATTGCCACCACCTTTGTGGGGAGTCCGATCAAAGGGGTGTTCCAAAGTGCCGTTGCTTTACATGATGGCCACCTTGAAGTGCTGAAGCTGGCTGACTTCCACAAAGTGCTGAGCCCAAAAGTAGCAGGGACCCTAAATCTTCACTGGGCTACCAGAGACCAGGAGCTTGACTACTTTGTGTGCTACTCCTCTGTTGCTTCCTTTCTGGGCAATGCCACCCAGACAAACTATGCAGCTGCAAACTCTTTCCTGGATCTCTTCTGCCTCTACAGGAGGAACTGTGGGCTCTCAGGCCAGGCCATTAACTGGGGTGCTTTGAACCTCGGCATTCTCCTCAACCAAGATCTCATTCAGAGCATTCTGGAATCCAAGGGCATAGACATTCTGCAAGTGCATGAAATTCATGACTATCTCCGGAAGACCTTACTTATAAACAACCCGCAGCAAGCTGTTGCCAAATTGAACTTTCACACTTTATATCATCATGTTTTTACTCAGATTATTTCTCTCAAGAGTCGCTTCATAACACTTATGTCAGAAGATTTCAAGAACAAGATTGAAATGTCTGAGGAAGCTGAAGTCTCAGAGACTGTCTGTCTCAAATCAGAGGATTACATCACCTCCCTGATGAGTGACCTCACAGGAGTGAATGCAGATGAACTAACCATGAGTACGGCACTTTCATCTTTGGGCATGGACTCTATGTTAGCCATGACAATTCAGAACCGTGTCTTTCGGGAGAGAAAGGTGGACATACCCGTTGTGAAACTGCTTGATCCTCACACAACTCTGTCAAGTTTAGTGGTGTTGTTAGAAGAAACAAGCGATGCAGATGGAACAGTTGAAAAGAAGAATGCTGTGGTTGAAAGTGCAGAAAATGGGAGCTGGCTATAG